GAACTTTTCTCAGACTGAACTGCCTTCTTAGCAGGTGGAAGTTGAGCAACTTTGTGTTTATCTGCGACAAACTTACTACCCTCTCCAGGACCTGATGTGCCACGACTCTCACTTTTGGCATCAACCACATGTGTAGATGGTACACTGGCACTAGGACTTGGTAGTTGAACCTTTTTCTGCTCAGGTTTCACTTGAGCAGTAGAGTTACTATTACAAAGTCCTGATGCTTCACTTTTCACCTGAGAAACAGCATTAGTGCTTGGAATTGTTCCTCCACCGTTGCGCGTGATGAAAGGATTTGAAACTCCACAAAACCTATAATATACCAGTAAGCATCACAAAGGGAACAAATACCACCCGGCACATGTGTATTTCATAGCATGGATTACCTAAccaattttgaaataataaatggTTCTCAAAAGTCATAATGATACGCATATCAGGTGTGGGGGAAAAAAAGGTCACTCCAGAGTAGAGATGAAGGCTTATCTTGAAGACTCTGAAACACAAGTACTATACCTATTATCGAGCAAACAATTATCAGCTGAGAGGGACTGCCTAAAAAGCTCTTCGGCCTGGACAAATTCATAATTCCAGAGGGCCACTGGATCCTTTGGGATGCAAGCTTGCACGCTATAGACCTGGACTGAGCAATCATCTGAAAATTCTTTCTTGGCTTCTGCATAGAAATAGCCGGTTGGGCTTTGATAAGTAGTTGCAACAACTTGCCACAGAACAAAAGCGCATGAAGAAGAAGTATAAATGTAGAAATACATAATACTTAACTTCTGGCATATCTCCATCAAAATGCCACACACATAAAAAGCTTAAGGAAAAGGTAAAATGGCATTTCTAACATGCTAGATTCAAACAAATATCAACTTCTCAAAAGCAGATGAGGGTAGGAAAGCTGCAAACAAACTTATTTAACAAAGAACCCTCTTAAGTGTTAATGCACTTCTTCATCAGAATTGATATAGTAAACCAGTTTATGATGTCATGAGTTGGATCAAGGGCATTAATCCAATAATATTTCTAATAATAGTCTCAAACTCTTCATCTTTGTTATTCGTTTCTTGCAGGATCAATAGAGTTAAACTACTTGCTAGATCTGAAAAGAATCTCAACCACACCAAACAAGGTTGTTATTAAAGCTTGTATAACTTTAAGAGTTCTAGATTTTCAGAATGCTGATATTGTCATTAGCATTTGCTGAACCAAATACTAAGCTTATGAACGCCAAACATATTCTCACTGTAACTTACCAATGTAAATAAGAACACAGTTATATTAAAGAGAAATATTAGCCTTGTACGTAATGTTACTCTTTGTTTCTCTATGAAGAAAACcttttttacttcaaataactgagatttttagtaTGAAAGAAGTGGTACCAAGAAGATACACACCAGTCTTTAGACATATGGCAAAACCATGAAGCAACTAACGAGAATTTAGTTCAGCTATCAGCACCCCAATACTGGCTTgacaaaattttgaagttgatatATCACGAACATCCTTCATATGGTTCCAACTAAGGTGCTAAATTGGTGAGACAATgacaaaataatgataaaagatCGAAAAAGGCGCAACAAGCTCAGCCCACTCCAACGCAAAAATGATATTAAGGATAGAGATGATACAGCAGTGATAATGTAATGTACCGTGGAATTACGTTCggtcaaataaattattttataacaaaataacatttaaaaggATATCGAACCTGCGAGGTTAGCAGAAGTGACAAGTCTTATATGGTAGGTTGAAGGGCTATCTTTCAACCAGCCAGACAAGCTGTAGACCACTTCAACACCATTTCCATGCTTTTCAACAAATTTCTGAAGCAACCTGTTGTAAACAACCAACTAGCCTTGGCATTACCAGGTGAGTAAACCAAAACATActtcacaaaaaattaaaaaaaataaaagctcACCTCTTTGCAGAATTTGATGATACCAAAAAATTTCGACTCAGCCACTTGTACGAAACCTGCAGGCCAATAAAAATAGAAGCTTAGATGATTGTGAAGTTAATTAGTTACAACTCTGGTTGAGCAGCTCGTGATTCATTTATTCCATTCCAATCTGTATAATAAAGCTGTAAAAAGTACACTTGGGATTCACTGAATGAAATACAAATTCTTTCTTCTCTAAACTCTCTTCTTCTACAGTTAGAAGTCTTGAACTCATTTCTTGATCTAGCTTCCATCTTCGAGAGCTATTAGTTCCTGGATTGCTTCTCATCATTAACTTCGTATTATATCAGGGATCAAAACAGCACTTGGATATTACTGAAACCATATTTACAGTAGAGCTCTAGTGTCTTCTCTCTCTAGCTAAAAGGATTTTAAAACATCTACGGTACTCACCGTATCATTAGAGTAAAACTGATTACACCAAAAAATAGCAGTAAGATGAAGTTCAACTGGATCTTCTGCTCATCATTATCCTAGTCTTTTATTACAAATTTATCAAAAGTAAGGAGCTGATGGAATCAAGAATCACCTTCAATAGGTCAATTACTATGGAAATCATAAACATAACGATTGCAAGCAACAAACTTTCTACAACAACATAAAAAGTGTAATCCCTCAAGTGGAATCGGGGAAGGGTAGTGTGTAGCCAGATGAGATTGTGTCCGATATACCCTCAGTTCAAGAAAATAGTAGGAATGAAGAGATTAACACAAGCAAAAAACATTctgaacaacaaaaaaaaaactgaacttCGTAAACCAATAAAGAAAAATGGCATCTTTTTAGCAAAACTATCAAAATTAAAGGAGCTGATGGAATACAAAATAACCTACAATGGGTCAACTATAGATGCAACTATAAACACAAAAATCGAAACTTTATCGTAAATTTAACAGtcaaaaaaggaacaaaaactGAAAAAAGATATAGATGTACCACTTGAAGTTTGTCTGATACAAGAGCTTGAATCTCATCGACGATGCCTAGGGTTTCGATATCCGCCATTATCGGGTACGTCGAATATGGGTCGGGTCAAATCTCacagagaagaaaagagaatcCAAAATTTCCCTCCTGAGGGCACACTCTATTTCCCGCCATTGTAATGGACTTGGAGCTTTTTATATGCTAGGGCCTAGAGATTTTTGGGAACTCACGTGCATTTCACGTGCTTGGAGATAGTCTAGTCTAGCATAAGAGAATTTACAAATTCGATGTTATTTTCGCGGAAACGGATTCggaatttgaagtttatgagATTGATTCTAGCCTTTTTATATTTGGGTTTTGTCAAACTTATACATTTTACTCTATCCCCGCTTCTATTGTGAATTTACAGTAGTAACCTGCACTAGGCAATTCAAACTTCGATTTATTGGATTATATTTGAATTcgaaatttaaagtttatgagATTGATTCTTATGCATTAGCTCGCAACAACGTAGATGTAACCCGCACTAGGCAATTCAAACTTCGATTTATATCTTTAATCACCTTCTTTTTACAATGACAAAATAAAGTTTCTAATTTGttgggtggggggggggggggggtaatgaAAAGGAAATCAACAAGAGTTGTAGTGAAGTTGAAAGTATTGTTTCATCATTAATTAGAGTTCACAGGTTCAAGTCTTGTTACGTATGAAGTCGGAAACACCTGAATCaatgaaatagaaaaaagaaaaaaaaaaacctctaaAAAGATTCAAACTAGTGTATGAGAAAAACATTGATCCATGTTGAATCACCTAACAAGTGTCAACTAGGTTCCAAACACTTTGATACTTAGTTGTAAGCAAACAATATCACTAATGATGAATGAATGtttatcaatataaattatCTTCCTTTATagtacaaaacataaaaatttgtaATTATTACAAACACTTGGAAAGCATAAAGGTTCAGAGACTTGTGCTCCAATTCAAATCATGCAAACCTGAATACAGAAGGTGGATGATGGAACAATTATAAACAATCATCATCCAATTAGTGTAAAGTAATTCGTTTTCTGGGAGATCGCTGAATAACTGGAAATTTGAAGACGAGCACAACCCGTGATCAACATCCACTAATGACATGTATCTTCATCTATAATCTTTGATCATGCAATTAGTCGATGCTTTTGCAGTTCACATGCATCTACAGAGAGCTCAAGGTAGGACGCGGAGTGAAGAGGTAGACCTCCTCAAAGCTCCCCCTACATTACACAGACACGAGAGTCTTGAATTTTGTCTTGTATTCTTAAGAAGAATCTCAACTAGTGAAGAGGGTGATGTGAACTTACCGAACCTTCCCAGCATAAGAGGGACTGTAATTGTAGATGAGGTTGTCAAGTACTTTGCTGGTCGCCGGCTTATTATTAGAAGATTTTCTAGCTTCACTGTAATttacaaggaaaaataaataaacgaaGAGGCAAAACAAGAAGCACGGCTTTATTCAGAAATTGATAGGTTTCAGCATAACTTTGTCTCACTTCCTACTGCAGACAGAGAGGGAAAGAAGTTTGAAACGAGCTAATAATTATGGATTACGTAAAGGGTTGTTCTTGTGCTTTTCTCTCATTTTCTTTGATGATGTAATAGAACAGTCGTCACTGGTGAGGTGAACAGTAGGAGGACCAGCTTATAGCTTCTCATCAGAAAAGCATGAGCTTTCTGAAACATTTATTGCAGCTTCATTTTGTAAGCAAATCAATGTCAAAATCATTTTCCAAAATTAAAATGTGAACATCATATATTAGAAATTGGAAAGCATTATCCTGCCTCCCTATTGTGTGCTGTGTCTGAACTAATTCCAAGATTCCGCACCCTTACGGAGCAAGAACACTGAGAAGAAAAGGTCAATACCTGATAAAATAGTTGGCAACATGTTGACTCACTTGGATTGCATCCTCGGTATGTGGAATCTGTGATGAACCCCACTCGAAAACATTTTTCTGCAATTACCATGACGAAGTAATGCagttaaatttcaaacttcaaGTGGAAAATGTCGTCAAAGGGCTTGAGTTATCGCACTAAGTTCAACAATTCCCTTCAAGAAATAGCCATTCAGGCATGTAAAAAACCGTATCACTATTCCTCACTTAATAGAACCTCACAAGTCATGCAATCACTCCTATGGTCATCCCTGGCTAGGCATGGGAGGAACAGAATACATACTGTTGATAATCATTTCAGAGACAAAATCTAAATCATGCAGTCTAGAAAAGACAAGGCGTGATATAAACTTTAAGGCATGCTTGTCTGACAGAAACCTACCCTCAATCCGCAGAGCAGACTGTGATGAGATATTTACATAATAGGGAAAAGCAACAAATCCACACAAAATAAAGTAAGAAACTGTATACTACCTAACATGTTATCAGATCTAACAACAACGTTTTTGTACTTCAAATAACAACTAAATCCTGTTTATCTCAGATGGAATTACAGACAAGAAGACAGTAACCAAAGACAGTACCTCTGGGTGCCACTGGAGTGCAGTTATGGGATAGTGTTGTGCTTGAACACTGGAGACATAGACctgaatcaattttttaaacaaatcaGAAACAAAAAGGTTCAACACTTCAACTACTTTATACTAGACTCCGTACAATTTGATGAGATTCTCACAGATATTCCAGAGAGGGGCGAAGGGATAAAATATGTCATGTACCTTGTTTTTCTTATCAACACTAGTTGTCAATATCTTGAAAAAGCCACACAGGTCATTATTTGCTTGAAGCCTTTCTGGTGATATACCAAACTGTGGCATGAGAAAACAATTATTCAGCCTCATCACAGTAATCCAAAAGTGCCAAATAAGGTCCTTGGGACTAGGATAATACAGATAAAAGTTGAAAGCCAAATGGCAATATCTAGCATGCATAGAATTCATTCTAAGATTAGCATATATTCGTTTGAAACTGATTTCTCCCCCGTCATTGCACTAACAAAGTCCTTTTATGCTGTAATCACAAATCGCTGGAAGAATGATTTGATCTACAACTATGAACCATACAATCTTAACCTatcaaaaaagttattaataacAAGGGTAGTTCTCTGGCCCAATGAGCATACACTACCCAATGAATCAGGATAAAGAATTTTTCCAATGTAATAGTAACAAAGTCTAGTTCATATTTAAGTAATGTTACTACTGATGACAAATACTCATTAGGAATATGAAGAATGTTGTCCAGAGAAATCACAGTAGAGCTGCAGAAAAAAACTTGAATGAATTCGGCAGGCAATGAAACAGATATGAATGTAATCCCAAGGCAGGTAAAGATGCCCAATTATTCGTAGTGAAACCAAGGAATCCTGGTATTTCTAAGTTCTAACCATTTCAGACCTGATACAAGACATAAAACTACACAAAATCGCTGGAATACTTTTTCTGTAGAGTACATTCGGGAGTAATCATGATCTCACAAAGTACAAAGAGTATCATCGTGAAGTCATCACAGTCTCCAcctcaagaagagaaaaaagataGTAAATCTTGTACTGACCAAAAATAATGTACAGAGACGGAAGTGCGACGAATGGAAAAGAAAAACCTATCATGTGAAACGCACACGATGATTTTGCATCACAAGACAGTGTGTAGTCATCTTCTTTAGCAGCACAGGTGGAAACCTGCAGGAAACTGTTCATTAGCCAATTGTCTATTGTCAAAATTAGAATTACCAGAGGGCCCTTCATACATTATAAAACTGTTGATGTAGGtgtcaaataatataaatatccaATTCACATGAGTTActatatttgtttctttaaaaagaaattggCAAATGTGTCTTGTTACAGTTCAATTAGAATGCAGGGAGAAAAATAAGAGACAATGCCTTCCCACTAAGCTCATAACCTACTACATGAACTTGGTTATGGATACGTATCCCATTGCGGGTGGCCGGTGGGTGTAAGTATCCGGTATTATTACACGCAATTTATTGCTAATCTCTAGACATATTTTCAAACCTAACTAAGAGTTCACATACATGTCACACCAGTTCAAAACTGGTGCTACATGTATTATAGCTCATAATACCACCGATTCCCTTTTATTCTTTTAGGATCAGTCTACACTCAAAACGATTGTTTCAGAACCACAGGTGCAAGAAAATATGCACACTTATAGCAAATCAGATTGCAATGCCAAATCTTAATCTTGGTTGTTCAAATATCCACACTTTCCTATTATGTGATTACTAATACCACATAGGGAAAAAAAGTATTATACAAACcctttgaattttcaaaatctgaaaACACACACTATTTATGATATCCTGTCATTCAGgcacttgaacttgaacttttttttaaaatctagcATTTAAAGCCTTTAAATGAGGGTAATCTGGGAATTTCCCAAGTGGAACATAAATAGAGGAGGAAAGAAGAGGgagaaagagaagagagggGAAAAAAACTAATAGTCAACGATAAGAGAAGGCGTGAAAAGGAAATATATACCTTCCAAAAACTGTtccttcaaattttatattttctacaaATTGTACTGTAGACGCTTGATGCAATGCACTGAATTCCTCAAGAATGTTATTGTCCTATAAcatcaaaaaaaagttttaaaaaatgttaatatcAACATAACAGAAAAAAACAGGAGTGAAACACTGAGCAGAGTTGTTTGGTTCACACAGGTATTGAGGAACAATGATCCCCTACACTACTTTAAAAGGTGGTCTCTCACATCATGTGTTTGGGTCATGGGTTACTTGAGAGAAACACAGTAGCTTTGATGTGTCAAATAATTTATTCCAGAAGTAATTAGCAAAATATCAACAAGGCATGAATTATAGTCAAGTACAGTTAGTAGAATATTGTGAAATTGGGCATAGGTAAAAACAAATTAGAACTCACTGCACAAATTTGAATCAGAAAGAAAAAGCAAATATAATGTCGACcagaatatataattatataccgATTACTGATATTATCTGCAATAACTTCTTACTCCTCATCAAGATATGATCCAACACCCCTTTTTATGTTCTACCTCAAAATTTCCTTTGGAGTCCTCCCCAAATAACTACTCTAGGATAATAGAGTAATACCACAAACAATGAGCATTTATATACCTATTAATaaagatatttgaatttttggatATACTAAGGATGCACAAGTATTGAGAGCTTAAACTTTATCCGGAATGTGTAAGCTCTTTCTGACTTGCCATAGAAATTTTACACCCCGTTAAAGTTTGTTCGCTAGTCCAGAGATTTCACATCAAGTGTATATTGAACAAATTACTCTGTGTTAAAACAGTTCCCGACTTCTCAAATTTAAGTGCCTTCTGATAAACTTAAGAGTACGAACTCTATCTTCCCTTACGCCTTCATTACCTTGGAGATGATCATTGTTAAAAGTTCAAAACCCAAGCAGATGGCAAGAAGAGGAAAATGCTCACCCGCGTCATTCTTCTCCAGAACTTTCTGCAATATCAGGAAAAAGCTTACAATCATTGTACAAAAAATGCTGATACAAACATCTTcgaacaaaacaaaaacaacccTTAAGATGATGATAATGAGCAGATAATGTATGTAAATTAAAGTATACAAGCTCGTAGATATCCTATTCAAAGTAATTGTTTGTGTCAAGCTTTTGTCCAGGTATCATGCAGGTTCACATACAGGGTATTTTTCAAGTGAAGAAAAAATGCAGCAGCAGTGACATAATTAGCAGAAAGTGTAAAAACAGGAGAAAGTTACCTCGAATATTCCTTTAACAACTTCAAAGTAGAGACCCTTCTTGCTCCACCCTCCAGTGAAGATAATTCCATTGACTAGATTAAGTTTCTGCACATACATTGAATAACATATGTGAGATGCCACACTGCAAATGCGAAGATGAGAGATAATAACATGCTTTGTCAGGTCTTTTAAAATAGCTTAGTGGTTTTTAGATGCCTTCAGGCCAATATGTACGCAATCATCATTTAAATATACACAATAAGAAGTTTATGTAGTGAAAGATTGAAGGGATCATTATTATTTCCAAACACAAGAGCAAGCTAAAATTAGAGCAAAAAGAAGTGTGAAAAAAATAGACTTTGGGCCTAACTCAACCGCATAAGTAAGCTCATAAGGGGAGCACTGCCCAAGACCATATAAGGAGGATCACAACCTATTCTCTCAACCAATGTTGGACTTAACACTCCACTCCACGCTAGGATTGAACAACTAGAGTGTCAATAACATAACAAGGAGATCCAACATTAAGAAACATAACAATAGAGATCAATGGGTTTGACTTGATACCAAGTGAAGAAATGGGTTTTGGGCCTAACACAACCCCAAAACAACCTCATGAGTAGAGGATTTCCCAAGACCATATAAAGTGGGTCACAACCCATTCCCTCAACCAGAAAAGGATGGTAAACTTTTAGATCAGATAAATCAACGTGTTTGGTCTATATAAAAGAGTCAGGCCCCGCGCTTGCTTTGAGGATGGTGACATACTTAAATGATAAAAGACGGTAACATACTTAAACCATAAGGATCTAAGTAGTTTTGGGAACTTGTACTAGGCCAATCAGTCAATCAAATCAACTATATTTCAAACACAAACTAGTTGACATCAGCCATACAAATGCTTTTTGAATCCATACACTCTACTTAGACCCATGGGCAGAGCCAACTTGTGGTCAGGGGTTCATCCGTATCCCCTTCAACGAAAAAACATACTATTTCTACATGGTTAAAACTTAAAACtactttttatacatatatattaaatgtCGAACCACTTTCAGCTAGTACATGGACGTTCAGATGATTCATCATTAGAATATTATACTCAGTTTTAACTTTTTGATAAGGTAAGATAAACATCTGCTCTAACTTA
The sequence above is a segment of the Solanum lycopersicum chromosome 10, SLM_r2.1 genome. Coding sequences within it:
- the GGH2 gene encoding gamma-glutamylhydrolase 2 — its product is MQMETNFLIPFFTIFIQLMSTHVKPQLIESQLNFPSCPATDPALNYRPVIGIVSHPGDGASGRLNNASDVSYIAASYVKFAEMAGARVIPIIYTEPPEIINQKLNLVNGIIFTGGWSKKGLYFEVVKGIFEKVLEKNDAGEHFPLLAICLGFELLTMIISKDNNILEEFSALHQASTVQFVENIKFEGTVFGRFPPVLLKKMTTHCLVMQNHRFGISPERLQANNDLCGFFKILTTSVDKKNKVYVSSVQAQHYPITALQWHPEKNVFEWGSSQIPHTEDAIQVSQHVANYFISEARKSSNNKPATSKVLDNLIYNYSPSYAGKVRGSFEEVYLFTPRPTLSSL